The Panicum virgatum strain AP13 chromosome 6K, P.virgatum_v5, whole genome shotgun sequence nucleotide sequence CAGCACGCGGCAGGGTTCCTGGCACGCCTGCGGGATCAGGAACGGCAGTGGCGTGTGCAGCCGGAGCGTCTCGCGGATGACGAGGGGCAGGTACTGGAGCCCCGCCTCCACGAGCTTCTCCTCCCGCACCGACCCGTGCGCGGCGAAGGCGCGTCGCacctccgccgtcgcccgctCCATGACCTTGGGGTTCTGGacgagctccgccatggcccacTCCAGCGTCGGCGCTGTCGTCTCGCTGCCGGCGAAGATGTCCTGCGAGCAATCATACGGAGTGTCGATCTCTAAGTAATCGGTACAGAACTAACGGATCGGATTGAATTGATTGATGAGTTGAAGATTGCTTACAGTGATGGCGACTTTGATGACGTCCGTATCGAGGGGGATCGGCAGCTCACCATCCTTCTGTACCTTGAGCAGCACGTCGAGGAGGTcttcgacctcgccgccgtcgccacgctCCATCCTCTCCAGGTGGTCCTTGATGATTTCGTCGAGGATCCCGAACGAGGTTTGACGGATCTCCTCGCTGCGGCGCACGGCGCTGCTGAGCCAGCTGACGATCCGGGATGACGGCCACAGGTCGGCTGGGTTGAACCCGGCGGCGAGCACGATGGCTTCGTCGAGCGCCCGCAGCAAGACCTCGCGGTCCTTGATCCGGTCGCCCATCGCGGCGCGCATCGTGGTGTCCGTGATGAGCTCGGACAGCCGCTCGCGCATGTTCACGGCGCGagactccgccgccgcggcggcgcacacgcgcagcatggcggcggcctcctcctcgcggaCGGCGCGGAAGGAGTTGACGCGGCGCGCGCTGAGGAGCTTGGTGATGGTGATCCGGCGGAGCTGCCGCCAGTGGGCCCCGTAGGGCGCCATGATGATCCCCCGGCCGCCGTCGGTGAGCGCCCGCATGGTGGGGCTCATCGGCCGCGTCGCGAACACCGCGTCGTGCGTCCTCAtcacctcccgcgccgcctcccgggACGACACCACCAGCGTGGGCACCTCGCCGAGCTGGAGCAGCATGAGCGGCCCGTGGCGCCGCGCGAGGTCACGCATCGCGTGGTGCGGGAGCTTGCCGATCATGTGGTGCAGGCTGCCGATGATTGGCAGCTGCCATGGCCCCGGTGGCAGCCGCAGGCCGTGctcgggcgccgcggcggagcgccggcgcTTGGCGAGCAAGATGACGAGCAGCGAGACGAGAGCTAATACGAGGTAGAGGCAGTGCTGGTGGTCTTCCATTGGTGTTGCTCCCAATGCAAGCTCCTGGTGATTGGTGTGGCTTTGTTAGCTTAGTAAGCTGCAACTTAAATAGCAGAGCAGTGAGTGGTGGTTCTCCGTAACCTAAAATAATAAGCACTGAGGCTAAATTGTTTATTGGTGATTGTTTGCCAGGTGGTTACGTGGAAGTACCAGTGTAGCACCCAACTCCAGCTATCTTGGGGTCAAACCATGTGCGCTCCCTGCATGTTGATTGCCTCGGAATAACCGCCACCATGTGACTTCATGCGACGACCGACGAGTCAAACGTCGAGACGGTGGTCGGGATTCTACAGAAA carries:
- the LOC120711549 gene encoding zealexin A1 synthase-like; this translates as MEDHQHCLYLVLALVSLLVILLAKRRRSAAAPEHGLRLPPGPWQLPIIGSLHHMIGKLPHHAMRDLARRHGPLMLLQLGEVPTLVVSSREAAREVMRTHDAVFATRPMSPTMRALTDGGRGIIMAPYGAHWRQLRRITITKLLSARRVNSFRAVREEEAAAMLRVCAAAAAESRAVNMRERLSELITDTTMRAAMGDRIKDREVLLRALDEAIVLAAGFNPADLWPSSRIVSWLSSAVRRSEEIRQTSFGILDEIIKDHLERMERGDGGEVEDLLDVLLKVQKDGELPIPLDTDVIKVAITDIFAGSETTAPTLEWAMAELVQNPKVMERATAEVRRAFAAHGSVREEKLVEAGLQYLPLVIRETLRLHTPLPFLIPQACQEPCRVLGYDVPQGITVMVNAWALGRDERYWPGDPDAFRPERFEAGGGSAADFKGTDYELLPFGAGRRMCPGLGFGLANMELALASLLFHFDWEVPGGAKLDMTEAFGITAHRKSRLLLRPILRVPVPGV